Part of the Longimicrobium sp. genome, AACGGGTTAACCCACCTGAGGCCGCTCCAGGCGCGTTGTACATGCGCCCGGGGCGGCTTTGTTGCATCTCCATCTAACACAAGCAGTTACGCGCGCGTGTCAGCAGGCGCTGTCGAACCCCTACACAGAGACACAGAGGAACGACGAGGGAAAAACAAGAAGGGTTTCCTCTGCGGCTTTGTAGTTCCCTCCGTGTTCTCTGTGTGATGCACCTCGCGGGGCCAGCCTCCCGCGTCTAGATTACGCAGAACCGCACATCATGGAGCACCCGAATGGTAGAAGTATGCCCGTGCTGAGGTTGGGGATGGTTGTCGCGTGTGCCGTCGCGGGGACGGCGTGTGCATCGCGCCCGGTAGCGGCGCCGCAGGCGGTGCCCGCGCCGGCCGATCCCGCGGCGCACCACCACATGCCCGATCTGCCGGCGACGGCGGGGCCCGGGTTCACCGTGGCGGACGTGCGCTTCATGCAGCACATGATCGGGCACCACGCGCAGGCGGTGCGGATGGCCGCCATGGCGCCGGCCAACGGCGCGTCCGACGACGTGGTGCGGCTCGCCAGGAAGATCGACATCTCGCAGCGCGACGAGATCGTGATGATGAAGAGCTGGCTCGCCGAGCGGCGGCAGGCGGTGCCGGACGAGGCGCATTCCCAGCACGCGATGATGATGCCCGGGATGCTGACCGACGAGCAGTTCGCGCGGCTCGGCGCGGCGCGCGGCCGCGCGTTCGACCGGCTCTTTCTCACCCTCATGACCCGCCATCACGAGGGTGCGCTGCAGATGGTCCAGGAGCTGTTCAGGAGCCCGGGCGCGGGCCAGGAGCCGGACATCTTCCGCTTCGCCACCGACGTCGACGCCGACCAGCGCGACGAGCTCGTGGTGATGGAGCGGCTCCTCCACGCCATTCCGGATTGACCGCCGGACGTATTTCCACCCTCCGAGAGAGACCGATGAGAGATCACGTTCGCACCCACAGGGCCGCCACGGCGCTGGCCATGGCCGCGGCGGTGCAGCTCGCCGCCATCGCCTCGCCCGCCTTCGCGCAGCAGGACACCATCCCGACGATGAACGATCCGCGCGCGAACCTGCGCGCGGGAACCGGGAACACCGCCGGCATCGCCGCGAAGGGGATGCGGCTCGTCTCGTACACGGCCAAGCCGGCGCAGCTCGACTCGGCGCGCGGGCTCGCCTACATCAACTCGGACATCGCCTTCCGCAACAACACGGTCTACCAGGGCAACTTCAGCGGCTTCAGCATCTGGAACGTCGCCAACCCGGCGCGCCCGGTGGAGCTGAGTACGGTGGTCTGCGCAACCGACCAGGCCGATCCCTCGGTCTACGGCAACCTGCTCTTCATCTCCGCCGAGTCGCCGCGCTCGCGAACCGACTGCGGTATGCAGGGGGTGCAGGACGGCAAGGACCGCATGCGCGGCGTGCGCATCTACGACGTGAGCAACCCGCGCACTCCCCGGCTGATCAAGAACG contains:
- a CDS encoding DUF305 domain-containing protein, which encodes MVVACAVAGTACASRPVAAPQAVPAPADPAAHHHMPDLPATAGPGFTVADVRFMQHMIGHHAQAVRMAAMAPANGASDDVVRLARKIDISQRDEIVMMKSWLAERRQAVPDEAHSQHAMMMPGMLTDEQFARLGAARGRAFDRLFLTLMTRHHEGALQMVQELFRSPGAGQEPDIFRFATDVDADQRDELVVMERLLHAIPD